The Thermosynechococcus sp. genome has a segment encoding these proteins:
- a CDS encoding dihydroorotase has translation MVWRLLRQVRLLDPVNRQDQRADVLLEEDQLVAIAPAAIPPGAEVIDASDWVLAPPLVDLYSHSGEPGYEARETLDSLLAAAAAGGVQYLNLLPTTEPVIDDPAPWQALQRQIPPTAWSQVRVWGALTQGCKGAALTNLAELAASGVVGFCDDRGLTHWPLVQRALTYVQPLGKPVALWPFDPALAAKGVARHSGVATRLGLVEQLVCCETIPLLAILELARTVSTPIHLMRLSTARSVEILAKDKPEQVSASVCWLHLLFEVEDLANYDPNLRLDPPLGTARDRQALIEGIKTGIIEAIAIDHTPLLYEEKMVSFAEALPGAIGLELALPALWQGLVAKEYLSALQLWHALSTAPARILGLEPPRLELHSRNFVLFDSSVTWAVTHQSLRSRAHNTPFWQQSLRGQLVPFSPSISSGRTH, from the coding sequence ATGGTGTGGCGATTGTTGCGACAGGTGCGGCTGCTGGATCCTGTCAACCGCCAAGACCAACGCGCGGATGTGCTGCTAGAGGAGGATCAACTGGTGGCGATCGCCCCCGCAGCAATTCCCCCGGGTGCCGAAGTTATTGATGCCTCAGACTGGGTTTTGGCACCGCCTCTGGTGGATCTTTACAGCCACAGTGGTGAACCGGGCTACGAGGCACGAGAAACCCTAGATAGCCTTTTGGCCGCCGCTGCTGCCGGGGGGGTGCAGTATTTAAACCTATTGCCCACCACGGAACCCGTGATTGATGATCCTGCCCCTTGGCAAGCCCTACAACGGCAGATACCCCCCACCGCTTGGTCACAGGTACGGGTTTGGGGTGCCCTCACCCAAGGATGCAAGGGAGCAGCCCTAACGAATTTAGCTGAACTGGCGGCCAGTGGTGTGGTCGGTTTTTGTGACGACCGGGGGTTAACCCACTGGCCCTTGGTCCAGCGGGCACTGACCTATGTCCAGCCCCTGGGAAAACCCGTTGCCCTTTGGCCCTTTGACCCGGCCTTGGCAGCCAAGGGTGTGGCGCGCCACAGTGGGGTCGCCACGCGTCTAGGATTGGTGGAGCAACTGGTCTGCTGTGAAACCATTCCGCTATTGGCGATTTTGGAATTGGCACGCACGGTCTCAACCCCGATTCACCTCATGCGCCTGTCAACCGCTCGCAGTGTCGAGATTCTCGCCAAGGACAAACCCGAACAGGTGAGTGCCAGTGTGTGTTGGTTGCATCTACTTTTTGAGGTTGAGGACTTAGCCAACTACGATCCGAATCTCCGCCTTGACCCACCCCTAGGAACGGCCCGCGATCGCCAAGCGTTGATTGAAGGAATCAAAACGGGGATCATTGAGGCGATCGCCATTGACCACACCCCCCTGCTCTACGAAGAAAAAATGGTTTCCTTTGCCGAGGCACTCCCCGGCGCCATTGGCCTTGAATTAGCCCTACCGGCTCTGTGGCAGGGACTGGTTGCCAAGGAGTACCTGAGCGCCCTTCAGCTTTGGCACGCCCTCAGCACGGCACCGGCGCGTATTTTGGGCCTTGAACCACCCCGCCTAGAACTCCACAGTCGCAACTTTGTTCTCTTTGATTCCAGCGTTACTTGGGCAGTCACGCACCAAAGCCTGCGATCGCGCGCTCACAACACCCCTTTTTGGCAGCAATCCCTGCGGGGTCAACTGGTGCCCTTTTCGCCAAGCATCAGCTCTGGTCGTACCCACTGA
- a CDS encoding photosystem II reaction center protein T translates to METITYVFIFACIIALFFFAIFFREPPRITKK, encoded by the coding sequence ATGGAAACCATCACCTACGTTTTCATCTTTGCCTGCATTATTGCGCTGTTCTTCTTTGCCATCTTCTTTCGTGAACCGCCGCGGATCACTAAGAAGTAA
- a CDS encoding histidine phosphatase family protein, which translates to MAQWDGQACCLSIAKEKPLSTRVIIVRHGESTFNVQERVQGHSDASALTERGRWMAAQVALALRGIPIRKIYTSPLKRAKETAEVIHAQLQNPELKPPHALDLLKEIALLAWEDLPFAEVKAQFPEDYRRWQEAPETLMMKITTETGQTKEFFPLLDLYDRAGMVLETLLAAHANETIVIVGHSGMNRALICTGLGLGVKGYLRLQQANGGISVLNFSNGLRQPAQLEALNLTSHLNDPFPQPRFKEQTLRVFLVRHGETDWNRAGRFQGQIDVPLNENGRAQAAAVAEFLKNVPLHHALSSPLLRPKDTALAILQYHPNVQLELEPALAEISHGDWEGKFEPEVAAAYPGELERWRTTPALVQMPNGENLEQVRDRVVRAWELWLKRWQTNAPTPHNVLVVAHDATNKVLLCHIVGLGIENFWLFKQGNGSVTVIDYPLKGGLPRLQAVNITTHLGGVLDQTAAGAL; encoded by the coding sequence ATGGCACAGTGGGATGGCCAAGCCTGTTGTCTGTCAATCGCTAAGGAGAAACCTCTGAGTACCCGAGTCATTATTGTCCGCCACGGTGAAAGCACGTTTAATGTCCAAGAGCGGGTGCAAGGTCACAGTGATGCCTCTGCGCTCACGGAGCGCGGTCGTTGGATGGCAGCCCAAGTGGCTCTAGCGCTGCGGGGTATTCCTATTCGCAAAATTTACACCAGTCCCCTGAAACGGGCAAAGGAAACCGCAGAGGTCATCCATGCTCAGCTCCAAAACCCCGAACTCAAGCCACCCCATGCCCTTGATCTCCTCAAAGAGATTGCGCTGCTAGCTTGGGAAGATCTCCCCTTTGCCGAAGTGAAGGCACAGTTCCCAGAGGACTATCGCCGCTGGCAGGAAGCCCCAGAAACTTTGATGATGAAAATCACCACAGAAACCGGCCAAACCAAGGAGTTTTTCCCGCTACTGGATCTCTACGATCGCGCGGGCATGGTCTTGGAAACGCTGCTAGCGGCTCACGCCAATGAAACGATTGTCATTGTGGGGCATAGTGGCATGAACCGTGCCTTGATCTGCACGGGCCTCGGCTTGGGGGTCAAGGGTTACCTGCGGCTCCAGCAGGCGAATGGTGGCATTAGTGTCTTAAATTTCAGCAACGGCTTGCGGCAACCCGCTCAACTGGAAGCTCTCAATCTCACTAGCCATCTCAATGATCCCTTTCCCCAGCCCCGCTTCAAGGAACAAACGCTGCGCGTCTTTCTTGTCCGCCACGGTGAAACGGACTGGAACCGTGCAGGACGCTTCCAAGGGCAAATTGATGTGCCCCTCAATGAAAATGGCCGTGCCCAAGCGGCGGCAGTGGCTGAGTTTCTCAAGAATGTCCCCCTCCACCATGCCTTGAGTAGTCCACTCCTGCGTCCCAAGGATACGGCCTTGGCGATTTTGCAGTACCACCCCAATGTGCAGCTGGAGTTAGAGCCAGCCCTTGCAGAGATTAGCCATGGGGATTGGGAGGGCAAGTTTGAACCCGAGGTGGCGGCGGCCTATCCGGGTGAACTGGAACGCTGGCGGACCACCCCTGCCCTTGTGCAAATGCCCAATGGCGAAAACCTTGAACAGGTGCGCGATCGCGTAGTCAGGGCCTGGGAACTCTGGCTGAAGCGCTGGCAAACCAATGCTCCCACCCCCCACAATGTCTTGGTCGTGGCCCACGATGCCACCAATAAGGTCTTGCTCTGCCACATTGTTGGTCTTGGCATTGAAAACTTCTGGCTCTTTAAGCAGGGAAATGGCAGCGTCACGGTGATTGACTATCCCCTCAAGGGAGGTCTGCCCCGCTTGCAGGCAGTGAATATCACCACCCATTTGGGCGGGGTACTGGATCAAACAGCGGCGGGAGCGCTGTAG